One genomic region from Microthrixaceae bacterium encodes:
- a CDS encoding YdcF family protein → MHQPSYGSVSQSSSVPSDSSGSTGSSVAAATASGPVTAKARRRLPFRRTRWAIGAVVVALVVYLGATFAHVLWASTWDEATEAKASAEAAVVLGAAQYDGTPSAVFRARLDHAAELYFDEVVPRIVVTGGRAEGDRFTEAYSGLRYLIAAGVPEDDLIVVDDGRSTWESLAASGRVLRGEGIDTVVLVSDPYHSLRLKGIAHEVGLTAFVSPVDMSSPTRQVIRETGAVAIGRVIGYRRSVNWIG, encoded by the coding sequence ATGCACCAACCCTCCTACGGCTCGGTGAGCCAGTCCTCGTCCGTGCCGTCCGATTCGTCGGGGTCGACGGGGTCGTCGGTGGCGGCAGCGACCGCTTCGGGGCCGGTGACGGCGAAGGCGCGGCGGCGACTTCCGTTTCGTCGTACGAGATGGGCGATCGGTGCGGTGGTGGTCGCGCTCGTGGTCTACCTCGGCGCGACCTTCGCGCACGTGCTGTGGGCGTCGACCTGGGACGAGGCCACCGAGGCGAAGGCGTCCGCGGAGGCGGCCGTCGTGCTGGGGGCCGCGCAATACGACGGGACGCCCTCCGCCGTCTTTCGCGCTCGACTCGATCATGCGGCCGAGCTGTATTTCGATGAGGTGGTTCCTCGCATCGTGGTGACGGGTGGTCGGGCGGAAGGGGACCGGTTCACCGAGGCGTATTCGGGCTTGCGGTACCTGATCGCGGCGGGGGTGCCCGAGGACGACCTGATCGTCGTGGATGACGGGCGTTCGACGTGGGAATCGTTGGCCGCGTCGGGTCGGGTGTTGCGAGGTGAGGGAATCGACACCGTGGTGTTGGTGAGCGACCCGTACCACTCGCTGCGGCTCAAGGGGATTGCACACGAGGTCGGGTTGACGGCGTTCGTGTCGCCGGTGGACATGTCGTCGCCGACCCGCCAGGTGATTCGTGAGACCGGAGCGGTCGCGATCGGGCGGGTGATCGGCTACCGGCGTTCGGTCAACTGGATCGGCTGA